The Oncorhynchus kisutch isolate 150728-3 linkage group LG14, Okis_V2, whole genome shotgun sequence genomic sequence GTCCAAATTGAATTTGCCTGCAACCGAAAATATTGGATAACTAACGAGCTTAGAATGAGCACAGCCAGGGCAAGAGCTGTTTATCAGCAATTTTGACAtgagctaacgttaactagataATGTTGACTAGCCTAGCTATCGTTAACTACAAATACAAAACACAAGTGTTTACACAGACTTACATTATATTATGTCCCTATATCCTGTTATCATATAGATGACACATACGTTACGCTAAACTCGTGTATAAAAGATAGCCCTGGCGACATTGCTATCGCATCCTTCTATGATTTATTATTCGATGAACGTCAAGCGCTATGGTTGTCAACAACCCTACGACTTCCTAGTCTCGCGGGAATACAATGATGCATGGCTGCCACCTACTGTGCCAGATGAGAAGTTTAATctcataaacatttttttttacaggttATCAATATTGTTTATTTTTCTCTGTTGTGTGTCAAACTAAACAGGCACCTTGTTATTACGGCCAACATTTGTGTATTCATGGACACATACAGTAATCCTAGTGAGTGACCTGCAGCATCCAGCTATGCGTATTAAAATTTCAATATGATAGACAAAGCAAATATTTGTTGGATCCAGAgcttgaggctggtaactctaatgaacttatcctctgcagcagaggtaactctgggtcttcctttcctttggcggCCCTCATGGGAGctagtttcatcattgcgcttgatggtttttgcgactgcacttgaagaaactttcaaagttcatgacattttccagattgactgagcttcacgtcttaaagtaatgatggactgtaatttctctttgcttatttgagctgttcgtgCCATAATACGGGCTTGGTCTTTtaccacaaattaacttttaacaaggcacacctgctaactgaaatgcattccaggtgactacctcatgaagctggttgagagaattccaagagtgtgcaatactgtcatcaaggcaaagggtggcaactgaagaatctcaaatataatatacattttgataggtttaacacttttttggttactaaatgattccataagtgtaatgtcataattttgatgtcttcactattattctacaatgtagaaaatagtacaaataaagaaaaaccatgggatgagtaggtgtgtgcaaacttttgactggtactgtacatcattGGGTCATACAGGAGCAGGCGGTTAAATCCCTGAATTTGTTGTAGAGATATGTCGAAACTAACAGATTAACTGTCAGTATATTTAGTTGAACCTTTGGCAATAGTAGGTGCTCCAGTGGGTGGAGGACGCTCCACCAGTCAGAAATGTACTATGGTCAGATTCCCTGTCTGTATTGAACAGTTTATCATCTGGAAAATCTAATAGGAGTGACCTACTATTGGAGGCATTAATGTTATTATGGAGAATCAAGAGACTGGGAGTAGTAGTGCGATTCTGCTGGGTCCCAGCCCACCTGGGAGTGAAATAGTAGACCAGGTAGCCAAAATGGCTTTAAAACTAGATATAATTGATATTTGTCCTCCACTGGGTAGAGATGTGTGGCAGAAGAGGTGGGACTCAAAGCCCAAGGGCCGGCATTTATATGCCCTCCAAAGAACAGTTGGTGGACCAAGATTCAAGGGTTAGATTAAGAAGGAAGAGGTGGTGTTTGCTCAGTTGCCTCTAGGACTTTGTCCATTGAAATCTGCATTATATCTGGTTGGCAAGCATGCAAATGGTTTGTGTACAGAGTGTATAATTTATGAAACAGTGAAGCATTTGTTGATGTATTGTTGTAAGTACGGTatgtggaagagagagaaatattgaCATGTATGGTTAttgaggttggatggggatcaGGGTGTTGAAAGGGATTTTGGGAATAGGTTGTTAGAAGTTAGTAGGGTCGTTTTTTATTTTCTTAGTACTACCGTATTATGTAAAAGGGTTTAATGTATCTTAATTACTGGTTTCTTTATTCAGTGTGTGAACTGTGATTGACTACACACTCCAGGACTGTAGGCGGTGGCATGCACCTCGAACATTTGTTTGCGGACCGCTATAATTATATAGAATACGAAGAACGGATACGGAAACGGCATATCAACGCTGGAGAAAAATATGATAGCTACAGCTAGCAGTCTCTTAGCTCACGACGTGAACTGTTTCCTTCTGTAGCGTTTAATGATTGCACCGTTTCACAatattgcaacaacaaaaaattgggaCCATTGCAGTAACCTTTGTAGAAATATATTTTTACCAACGTATTGGTCTGTAAAAATTTATCGAAATTCAAGTTACCTAACCTATCGATTGGTTCAGAATTGCACATgaacatctagctagctagctacaacaatCAAAATGGCCGACAACGAGAGCAATATTTTAAGTACAACAACAGGGGCAGATCATGTTACAGTATCTCAAGTTCCATGTGTTTCTGGATTGCAAGTTAACCAGAAGCAAGTCGGCGAGAAATGCATTGAAGCAAATGCACCAGAGATCACCGAAGAGCAGGGCTTGACAGATTTCCTGCAAAGCTGCACAAAAGAGGATACATTCGTTGCAAAGGACTCCCAGGAGGTTGTCAGCCAAACTGAAGACCATGAACAACAACCTGAACAGAACATAATAACTTCTATTGTTGAGACCCCAGGTATTGTAACGGGAGCAGAGTATTCTACAGTCAGTGCTGACTTTGTAAATGCTCTTGCACCTGGAACCACCATCATTTATGTGCAACCAGATGGTAGTTTTGTTGAGGGATCAGGTCTGACTGAAGAGGAGCAGCAACAGCTAGTGGAGCAGTTGGCCAAACAACAGCTTATCACAGTGACTGAGAATGAGGCTGCTCATCTGTTTGAACAAAATCAAGGCATCAAAACAGTCCCTACTGCTTCGTCACAGATACCGTATACTATTCCCAGTACAGCACTGGCTCCCAACGAACTGCAACAAGTGATAGAGCAAGTTACCAAATCTCAGCAATTCATGGCCCAGACACCCAAGGGATCGGAGCAGGTTGTGACCACACTGGATCCCACAACTGGCTTGTTCACGACTGTAGCAGCTTCAGAGATTGCAGTAGCAAGCCCACAGCCACTAGTCACTATGCAGAATGCATCACAGAAGCTGAAGAATGTTGCGAAACAAGTGGCACTTCAGTCCCACAATGGTACACGCCTGGTTCAGAAAAAGGTAACAACGTTTGGGATTTGTTTATGTATTCTATGTTATAATTTAGTTAGTAATCCAAATTATTGCTTGTGACTTTCACTGATATGTATGCTTAATTGTCCAATTCTGTTTGAGAAAAAAAGCTAATATTCGATCATTGCACTTTAATCAGCTGCATGAAATCTACTGTCTGGCAATTATGACCGCCACTGACATTAATGTTGTTTATATTTTACCAGCAGGAAACCATCAGAATCCAAGTCCAGATACCATCTGGAAAGCAGGAGGGGAAAGGACCTACACAGACTACCATATCAATCCCTCAACAGAAGAACTTGGCTGTGGCCAGTCAAGGCCAGCAAGTCAAAGTGTCTACGAACGGCAGTGTGAGCAACAGCCCCCAGATCATCCACATCACACCCATAGTTGGACAGCAACAGTACTTCCTACAGCAGAACCCTGGAGACCCTCCTATTCAGCTGCTACTGCAGAGCTCAACACCTGTGGTTGGGAGCCTGGTTCCCGTTGTGCACAAACTGCCCATACCTGTTCAGACCCCTGTCCAGCAGCCTTCAGGTAAGGCCCCGGTCAATGGCACAACAGTCACAGCAATTAAACCTGCcacgtctgtctctgtccccacagtggaaaaagtcaaaagggTCAAAACCAGAATGAAAAAGGCACCGAAAATCAAAACGCGTTCCGGGAGGGTGTCCAGACCGCCCAAGTACAAGGTGAAGGACTATAAGTTCATCAAGACAGAGGACTTGGCCGAGAGCCATCAGTCAGATTCTGACGACTACTCTGAAATCAGTGTGGAGGAAGATGAAGATGGTGAGGATGGTAAAAAGGGAGCAGCATCTATGATTTACAGTCACAAGCGGAAGGCCTTTCAATGTGAAACGTGCGATAAAGCTTACATAGGCCATGGAGGTCTGTCCAGACACTATAGGCTGAACCCCTCCCACGGTGAACTGAAGTCACTTCCTGAAGGGACCTCTAAAACAGACAGCCCTGATAAAAGCGCAGACGCTGGGGCCGAACATAAGAAGCCGACTGAAGAAAGTAATGCAAGCAGTGTTAAAAATACATCAGGTCCTGAGAAAAGTGAGGCCACAGAGAAAACAGCTGCTGCAATGTCAACCATTCAACAAAAAGTAAGACCCTAGAAAGTTACCGTCTCAACCAATGTTGACAAAAAATGACCATTGGTATGTTTACAACCCATAGCTAATTTAGCCTAAAGCTAATATGgttatgtctgtctgttatagtgtCTGTTTCTTGGACACAGACTAAGCCTAGTCCTGTTCTAAAAATACAAATCATGCACAATGGAAAATCTCTTGAAATAGCTTTAgttcaggactaggcttaatctgtgtctgggaaactgatCCATAGTGTTTTACTGATTCTGTTGTACCTCCACAGGCGGATACATCAGCAACCCAAGGAGTAGCAGCTTCTACCAGGCAGGCTGTGGTCCAGGCTCGGGGACCAGGGAGGCCCAGAGGACGAGGCAGACCACCTACCAAAGCACACCCAGCGGTGAGACTGGGGCGACCTCCAAAGCTAGGAGGGGGAGCAGCCAGCGTGGAGCAGCAGACCCAGAGTAGGAAAGCATGGCTCAAAGAGGTACATCAAATTAAGCGTCAGGATTAGAAAACGTTACTACCATAAAAAATGTGCTCAAAAGCATTTTGTTCTAAGAATGCAACACATAGCGATGCTGTGAGTATCACATCTGAAAATCATACCTACCAATGGTGCTAATGACAAAGGATAGGAATGTGTATATACTAGTACTTTACTACGTCACTTGTCCCCTGTTTAGGTGACACACGAATGTGACAATGAAGAACTAATGGAGACTGTGCTCCCTCGTCTGGCTAAGGTCATGACTGTCTGGGAGTTTCTCCTGATGAAGGTACGGTCACCACCTGAAAAACGGTGCAATAAAAAAGTTACCTAATACATGGTTTTTGCTGCACATTGTTTGAATGCATGGTGATATAGTGGGAAAATTGGATGATCACATTTTAGGCTTGATATGGAAGCTAATTTCCTCTGGACAAATGGTGGATCTTTTTATCATATTTTTAGCAACAGTCAAATAAAGAATAAGACGTTCAGTTTTTAGTTTACTGAATAAGTGTATCCCATTTAACCTAAGGTGGAGAAGGGGCGGCAACCCAAAACCCAGTTTTCGGATGTGTACCGGGagtttgagaagctccacagtcaGGTGAAGAAGATGGCCCAAGACTACATCAGTAACCCTCAGGGTGTCCACATGGCCTTGGAGGTCCACAATGTAGAGGTAAAAATTAATACAGAATATTTTCCtgctagcactgactttgctgataactacttTGAGGGAATATGTACTTGCctacgactgtgatatgtggttgtctcacccagctatcttaagatgaatgcactaattttaagtcactctggatatgaGCATCTGCTAAATCACTAAATTGTTATTCCATCTTGGAATCAAAATGTAGGGAGTAAAATGTTCATACTGTACATCCTGTCACTTAGGTTGCCAAATCTCTTGGCATCTTCGATGAGGTGAACAAGTTCAAAGTTCTGAACCCTCCAACTCAACAGAATGTCACCAACATGGCAACCAAGAATGTCCACTATATGGAGGTAAGGAGAGCACTATTTAATTTAGACCGCACACTTCTCTAAGCTTAGGGAATTATGGTATTATTATGGATTGTTTTCATAATAATTAATTATGAGATGCTCAGATTTGAGTAATTGTTAGATTGATGTATATCTTTCTCTACCTAGAATTCTAAAATGTTACCTCCAACAAAGAGGTTTAAAATGGAAAACCAGGCTGGTGTTCAGATCCATCAGAACGGCATTGAGACTTCCACAAAAGGTATGTTGTATTTTTTTACCTGATGCTACTAACAATTTGTGGATAGATATTTGCTATATGTCCAAAGTAGATCACTTTTCATTATCTTCTGCTTTCTTTTCCCTGTATCCTCTCAGAATCTAGTGAGGCCAAAGTCGAGAACACCGCAACAACAAGCATGAAGTACATTTCGCCACATACTGAGGTGGTCACCAAGAGTCCCGTGGGCCCTCAAGTCACTCAGACTGCTACCATCACACCACAGGTCGTCTCATCTAACCCTGAGACGAACATAACACCCATGGAACTGATCCAGGATCACTTATCCAACAGCATGACAGAGACCGTTGACTCAGTAGGAGAGGAGGCCATGGAGACAGATCAGGGTGTGTCTGGTACAGACCCTACCGAGGTCCTGAGCACCAGTGACATAGCGGATCAAATGAAGGAGCTAGAGAAGGCCTTGGCCACAGACCCAGTCGTAGTTGATCAGCAGCCCATGAGTACTCAGACGCAGCAGTCCAACCCTACCCCAGTCCAGCAGAGTGGCCTAACCCAGGCTGCCTCCACCTCCAGTGGACTAGGCCAGGTGGTGGTTCAGGAGGCCCAGGGCTGCCAGGAGGTCCAGGAGATCTACATCCAGACGGAGGGGCTGACCATGCACCTAGCAGAGGGCCAGGAGGGCGAATTGGCCTCGGAGCGCATCGTCATCGTCAACGGGCCTGATGGCACCACTATGCACATCCGCGCCCCTGAAGGAGTCCCTCTGGAAGCAGTCCACGCTCTGCTTGGTATTGAGGCTGAGGGGAAAACACAGCAGTGATGATTTTTGTTCCTCCACACCCAGCCACCTCAACACCAAGCACACATCTCTCTTTTCCATCTGGTGGATTTTAAGTGTATTCCTGGTATTCTTTGTAAATTTGTAAACCGTTCTTTTCGTTGTGGTGTTTTCATCCTTTAACAAGTGCTTAGTTTGTGATATGTTTATATGTAGATAAATATCAAAGCAGTACAAAAAATGTTGCACTATTTTATTACTTTTTATATATTTGGGTGTAACATTTTCCAAAAATAGGTTTCTAATACCATTGAAAATGAATGCAAATGAGGGGTAATAAAATCAAAAGTTAAGAAATTGTGGTTATTCATTTCCATGTTTCATTTGTGACTCATTGTTGCAGTACAACCATTTCATATGCTGTACAGTTGAACTCATTTTCCTAATAAAGGATGCGAGAACCAAATCATTATATTATTTCATGGAGTTGAAACCAGCAGCATTGCTGTGCATGAGTTCCTTTAATGGCCATACAGTAGTTGTCATTTATTTATGGACTTGTTAGTACAGTAGCCATAAGTCCATAAACAAAATAGAATGTTCCAACTGAAGTTGGTTAAATTGGCCTATGCCCTGTCTCTAAAAGAAGACCCTCTAACAGTAACTTTGCCCTGTCATCTGTGTATGGCTGATACAGCCAGCAGGACAGGTACACCATTGAAAGGTCTGGGTTAGTTGTGTGAGCTAGCTCCTGAAGAATAGCACGTTTCAGAGTCAGTTCTTGCTTGTAGGCTTCATAGAGCTTGTTGGAGACGTCTGCTGCAATGAAAAGAGACATATTTCATAAAACAAATGGTCCATactaaaaacaccttgagggccagtttcccagatacAAATTAAGCCTACCATAGAACTAAAAGGCAATTGAGAATCTccattcaaagtgttttctagtCTAGAACTTGGTGTAGCCTGGGAAACCAGTTCAATGTGTATTTTCAAAGCGCAGGGCATCTAAAACTGATTAATAGTCTCACCGAACTGTGATGTAGGCCAGGTCTGAAACAAAGGAGTTTGTCTTCCTCCTGTTCCATACTGGAATGTCTCTAGATCGATGATCCCCTTCTCAGAGGAAACTAACTTCTCCATTTTTGATACAATATgagtctgatgaaaaaaaaaaaaaagtcagtaATGACACCGACAGCACaattgtagcctggtcccagatattcttgtgttgtgacaatgacCATTGAGTTTGCAAGacagtacaaacagatctggaaccaggctacaaTTGTTGGTGTTtccagagagaaaaagagaaggtgGAACAATCAAGATTTGGCAGATTCTTCCACAATCTTTGGTTCTGTTCAGTAATGGCACAAATGATCTACTCACCATTTTGTCCACGACACTTAGCAACTTGTCACACTCCTCTTCTAGTTCTCTACTGTTTTCAAATGCATTCTCTGAATTAGAGCTGGCAGAGGTGTCCTGACCCGCCATCATGACTTGCATCTCTTTCTGTGAACTGATTTTAATACAGGGATAAGGAGGGGTGCACTTTAAGAGCTCTCTCACATTGGCATGACTTTCCTACCAATTCTGTATAAATCCATGGATTATTAGACATATATTATTATCCTACTACAAATCTTACAACAACAGCCTCATTGGTAGAAACCACACATTGCAGAACATGGATTGACTTACCTTTTATTGAATCCTAAATTGACTATCTTATTTGCCATGGTGGATCCTTCATCATTCAGTCGGTCCCATTTCAGAATCAGATTGTGCCAGTCTGCTGCGTTGTCCTTCACTTTCCTTGCACTGCCAGTCACTGCAGACTGGGACTTTCTGCCAGGAGTGGTCGTCTCTGATCCTTGTAGGCCTACTGGGGAAAAGACAGAAACACTTGTGTGTGTGGCCTAAGAGAGTGTGCCTGCCTGCTAGTGTCTTTGGTGTGGCCAAAGACACAGATATGGGAAGAGGTCATTTACTGACAACCAGGTAATGGGTAGATAAGTATATTAGATACATTTTTATTGCATAGATAGAAGATGAAATAAAACATAGCAAGTCATTCACCAGCTGACACAAGAAGGCTTCTTACTAACTACCATTATGATTCTAAGGATGTAGCCAGAGCCATATATTTCAtatttaacaaaaatataaacgcaacgtgcaacaatttcaatgatttacagagttacagttgatataaggaaatcggtcaatttaaataaatgtattaaggccctaatctatagatttcacatcaGGAGCACAACCATGGGtgggcccagccaatcagaatgagtttttccccacaaaagggctttattacagacagaaataatcctcagtttcatcagctgtccgagttGCTGGTCTCAGAAGATCCCGCAGGTAAAGGAGgcggatgtgaaggtcctggactggcgtggttacaagtgatctgcagttgtgaggccggttggacatactgccaaatactctaaaatgacgttggaggcagcttagagtagagaaattaatattaaatTCTGTATATACAAGTTACAAGTGATCTGCAGTTGTAAAGCAGTTGCAGCCTAAATcttgttagccgctaatgctaatcaCTAAATCAATAAATTAATCAATAAATGTACTGAATCAGAGGACACATAATTAACTTTACAGCCTTATAATACCAGagatggtgtagacctaaatcagcatgaTGTTTGTACAACAgcatcttctaaatcaaagaggaatacaaagcatgaagtagctaagagaaaatCTTCAATGTAGCCAACGATTATAGGGTCCCCAAGGAAACACAACTCTTTGGTTcttaccctgtcacaataactcctgcCTGGCATTATAATTCCTTGTCATGTCAAACAATACTGTATTCAATGTGTcaactattatattctaactatagaattagaataatcattatatttccatgattccaacagttcacacAAGTGTTTTAATCTCAATCACTAGCCAAATCGCAATTgtaacatttggttaaaaataaggcctcgatgatttgcccatatcgtgcagccctCTGTGGCAGTATGGAAATTCTCccaaatgagtgcaggaaatgcaaaaATTGATAAatgctttaaagtatttttaattTAAGTTAAATTGAACATTATAAAAGTATCAGAATGGAGAACGACCCATTGAAATCCCTTAGAATATaggtgttgccaccctagggttaTGTACTACTAAGCAAATTTAACaagatggcaccgacagagatggtcgtcTCGCTTCAAGTCCTTGCAAGTCCTTCAAGTACTATgtagtatttcatttttttatgtattatttcttacattgttagcccagaaaaacttaagtcttattacatacaaccaggaagaactattggatatgagacagatgtcaacttaccaactttacgaccaggaatacaactttcccgaagcggatcctcggtttggaccaccacccaggacaatggatctaatcccagagccGACCCAAGACAACGGCGgcacagaaggggcagacggagcggcctggtcaggctccatagacgtgcacatcgcccaccgcttccaagtatactactcgccaatgtccagtctcttgacaacaaggcaGACAAAATTAGAGCACGggtgccttccagagagacatcagagattgcaacattctctgtttcacagaaacacggctctctcgggatacattgtcggaatcggttcagccactgggcttccccatgcatcgcgccgacagagataaacacctctctgggaagagggggtgtatgcttcatgattaacgactcacggtgtaatcataacaacatacaggaactcaagttcttctgctcacccgacctagaattcctcacaatcaaatgccggtcATATTAccttccaagagaattctcgtcagttatcgTCACAGCTGGGTACATACCACCTCAAGCAGACACTAAGACAGCCCTAAAGAAACTTCACTGACTCTATATAAagtggaaaccatatatcctgaggatgcatttattgtagctggggatttgaacaaagcaaatttgagaacaaggctacctaaattctatcagcatattgattgcactacGGGTGGGGGTAAAACACTTGACCACTGCCACTcaaacttccgcgatgcatacaaagccctcccccgccctcccttcggcaaatccgaccacgatgccatcttgctcctaccgtcttataggcagaaactcaaacaggatgtacccttgactagaaccattcaatgctggtctgaccaatcagaatccatgcttcaagatggttttgatcacgtggacggGGATATGTTCCAGGccagcctcagagaataacatcgACCTATACACTGACCCGGTGAGTgaatttataaggaagtgcattggagatgttgtacccactgagACTATTAAAACcgaccctaaccagaaaccgtgtatggatggcggcattcgcgcaaaactgaaagcgcgaaccaccgcatttaaccatggaaagaggtctgggaatacgGCTGAATTTAAACAGtgcagttattccctccgcaagacaatcaaacaagtgaaatgccggtacagggacaaagtggagtcgcaattcaacggctcagacacgagacgtatgtggcagggtctacagaaaatcccagactacaaaaagaaaaccagccatgtcacagACACtgacgtcacgcttccagacaaacataacaccttctttgcccgctttgaggataatacagtgccaccgtcgcggCCTACAAACAGGAACTTCTCTatggccgacatgagtaaaacatttaaaagtgttcACCCTCGctaggctgctggcccagacgtcaaccctagccgtgtcctcagagcatgtgcagaccagctggctggtgtgtttacggacatattcaatcactccctatcccagtctgctgtccccacatgcttcaagatggccaccattgttcctgtacccaagaaggcaaagataactgaactaaattactaccgccccgtagcacccacttctgtcatcatgaagtgcattgagagactaatcaaggatcatatcacctccactttattggccaccctagacccacttcagtttgaaTACCGCACTaccaggtccacagacgatgcaatcccatctggacaagaggaatacctatgtaagaatgccgttcattgattacagctcagcattcaacaccatagtaccttccaagctcatcatcaagctagAGACCCTGggcctcaaccccgccctgtgcaattgggtcctggacttcctgacgggccgcccccaggtggtgaaagtaggaaacaacatctccacctcgctgaccctcaacactggggccccacaagggtgcgtgctcagccccctcctgtactcacaactgcatggccatgcacgcctccatcTCAATCATAGAGATTGCAGACGATACAActgtagtgggcttgattaccaataacgacgagacagcctacagggaggaggtgagggtgtgtggtgtcaggaaaacaacttcTCACTCAAcgtaaacaaaacaaaggagatgactgtggacttcaggaaacagcagagggagcacccccataTGCACATCGAAGtgacagcagtggagaaagtggaggGTTTTAAGGTCCTTCAGCGTACACAtcaatgacaaactgaaatggtccaccaacacagacagtgtggtgaagaaggtgcaacagcgcctcttcaacctcaggaggctgatgaaatttggcttgtcatccaAAATCCTGACTAACTTTTATAGATCcacaatcgaaagcatcctgtcgggctgtatcacagcctggtacggcaactgctctgccctcaACCgccaggctctccagagggtggtgcggtctgcacaatgcatcaccgggggaaaactaccttcCCTCCAAGACACCAACAGcaccctgatgtcacaggaaggccaaaaagatcatcaaggacaacaaccacctgagccgctgcctgttcacaccgctaccatccagaaggcgaggtcagtacaggtgcatcaaagctgggaccgagagaagctgttcttcagtatatctcaaggccatcagactgcttaacagcaatcactaactcagagaggctgctgcctacatggagacccaatcactggccactttaacaaaTGGATCATGAGtccctttaaacaatgccactttaataatgtttacat encodes the following:
- the znf839 gene encoding uncharacterized protein znf839 isoform X2 — encoded protein: MADNESNILSTTTGADHVTVSQVPCVSGLQVNQKQVGEKCIEANAPEITEEQGLTDFLQSCTKEDTFVAKDSQEVVSQTEDHEQQPEQNIITSIVETPGIVTGAEYSTVSADFVNALAPGTTIIYVQPDGSFVEGSGLTEEEQQQLVEQLAKQQLITVTENEAAHLFEQNQGIKTVPTASSQIPYTIPSTALAPNELQQVIEQVTKSQQFMAQTPKGSEQVVTTLDPTTGLFTTVAASEIAVASPQPLVTMQNASQKLKNVAKQVALQSHNGTRLVQKKETIRIQVQIPSGKQEGKGPTQTTISIPQQKNLAVASQGQQVKVSTNGSVSNSPQIIHITPIVGQQQYFLQQNPGDPPIQLLLQSSTPVVGSLVPVVHKLPIPVQTPVQQPSGKAPVNGTTVTAIKPATSVSVPTVEKVKRVKTRMKKAPKIKTRSGRVSRPPKYKVKDYKFIKTEDLAESHQSDSDDYSEISVEEDEDGEDGKKGAASMIYSHKRKAFQCETCDKAYIGHGGLSRHYRLNPSHGELKSLPEGTSKTDSPDKSADAGAEHKKPTEESNASSVKNTSGPEKSEATEKTAAAMSTIQQKADTSATQGVAASTRQAVVQARGPGRPRGRGRPPTKAHPAVRLGRPPKLGGGAASVEQQTQSRKAWLKEVTHECDNEELMETVLPRLAKVMTVWEFLLMKVEKGRQPKTQFSDVYREFEKLHSQVKKMAQDYISNPQGVHMALEVHNVEVAKSLGIFDEVNKFKVLNPPTQQNVTNMATKNVHYMENSKMLPPTKRFKMENQAGVQIHQNGIETSTKESSEAKVENTATTSMKYISPHTEVVTKSPVGPQVTQTATITPQVVSSNPETNITPMELIQDHLSNSMTETVDSVGEEAMETDQGVSGTDPTEVLSTSDIADQMKELEKALATDPVVVDQQPMSTQTQQSNPTPVQQSGLTQAASTSSGLGQVVVQEAQGCQEVQEIYIQTEGLTMHLAEGQEGELASERIVIVNGPDGTTMHIRAPEGVPLEAVHALLGIEAEGKTQQ
- the cinp gene encoding cyclin-dependent kinase 2-interacting protein isoform X1, with the translated sequence MEVGLQGSETTTPGRKSQSAVTGSARKVKDNAADWHNLILKWDRLNDEGSTMANKIVNLGFNKSSQKEMQVMMAGQDTSASSNSENAFENSRELEEECDKLLSVVDKMTHIVSKMEKLVSSEKGIIDLETFQYGTGGRQTPLFQTWPTSQFADVSNKLYEAYKQELTLKRAILQELAHTTNPDLSMVYLSCWLYQPYTDDRAKLLLEGLLLETGHRPI
- the cinp gene encoding cyclin-dependent kinase 2-interacting protein isoform X2, encoding MEVGLQGSETTTPGRKSQSAVTGSARKVKDNAADWHNLILKWDRLNDEGSTMANKIVNLGFNKSSQKEMQVMMAGQDTSASSNSENAFENSRELEEECDKLLSVVDKMTHIVSKMEKLVSSEKGIIDLETFQYGTGGRQTPLFQTWPTSQFDVSNKLYEAYKQELTLKRAILQELAHTTNPDLSMVYLSCWLYQPYTDDRAKLLLEGLLLETGHRPI
- the znf839 gene encoding uncharacterized protein znf839 isoform X1 → MADNESNILSTTTGADHVTVSQVPCVSGLQVNQKQVGEKCIEANAPEITEEQGLTDFLQSCTKEDTFVAKDSQEVVSQTEDHEQQPEQNIITSIVETPGIVTGAEYSTVSADFVNALAPGTTIIYVQPDGSFVEGSGLTEEEQQQLVEQLAKQQLITVTENEAAHLFEQNQGIKTVPTASSQIPYTIPSTALAPNELQQVIEQVTKSQQFMAQTPKGSEQVVTTLDPTTGLFTTVAASEIAVASPQPLVTMQNASQKLKNVAKQVALQSHNGTRLVQKKQETIRIQVQIPSGKQEGKGPTQTTISIPQQKNLAVASQGQQVKVSTNGSVSNSPQIIHITPIVGQQQYFLQQNPGDPPIQLLLQSSTPVVGSLVPVVHKLPIPVQTPVQQPSGKAPVNGTTVTAIKPATSVSVPTVEKVKRVKTRMKKAPKIKTRSGRVSRPPKYKVKDYKFIKTEDLAESHQSDSDDYSEISVEEDEDGEDGKKGAASMIYSHKRKAFQCETCDKAYIGHGGLSRHYRLNPSHGELKSLPEGTSKTDSPDKSADAGAEHKKPTEESNASSVKNTSGPEKSEATEKTAAAMSTIQQKADTSATQGVAASTRQAVVQARGPGRPRGRGRPPTKAHPAVRLGRPPKLGGGAASVEQQTQSRKAWLKEVTHECDNEELMETVLPRLAKVMTVWEFLLMKVEKGRQPKTQFSDVYREFEKLHSQVKKMAQDYISNPQGVHMALEVHNVEVAKSLGIFDEVNKFKVLNPPTQQNVTNMATKNVHYMENSKMLPPTKRFKMENQAGVQIHQNGIETSTKESSEAKVENTATTSMKYISPHTEVVTKSPVGPQVTQTATITPQVVSSNPETNITPMELIQDHLSNSMTETVDSVGEEAMETDQGVSGTDPTEVLSTSDIADQMKELEKALATDPVVVDQQPMSTQTQQSNPTPVQQSGLTQAASTSSGLGQVVVQEAQGCQEVQEIYIQTEGLTMHLAEGQEGELASERIVIVNGPDGTTMHIRAPEGVPLEAVHALLGIEAEGKTQQ